A stretch of the Sphingobacterium thalpophilum genome encodes the following:
- a CDS encoding RNA polymerase sigma factor — MDDALIIAKFAEESTREEAFRSLLKKYQQKIYWHVRRMVIDHDDADDVVQDIFVKVWKNLGNFREDSQLYTWLYRIATNECITFLNKKKQKQNVSLDDDTSAYLAETLADGNYFSGDKAQMKLQQALLTLPEKQKLVFNMKYFEDMKYEEISEVLGTSVGALKASYHLAVKKIESFFNNHD, encoded by the coding sequence ATGGATGACGCTTTAATTATAGCAAAATTCGCAGAAGAGAGTACGCGAGAAGAAGCTTTCCGTTCTTTGTTGAAAAAATATCAGCAAAAGATTTATTGGCATGTGCGAAGAATGGTAATCGATCATGATGATGCTGACGATGTCGTACAGGATATCTTTGTGAAAGTATGGAAAAACCTCGGTAATTTCCGCGAAGATTCGCAATTGTACACCTGGCTATATCGGATTGCAACCAACGAATGTATTACATTCTTAAATAAGAAAAAGCAAAAGCAGAACGTGTCGTTGGATGACGACACCTCTGCTTATTTAGCAGAAACACTTGCTGATGGCAATTACTTTAGCGGCGACAAAGCCCAAATGAAATTGCAGCAGGCTCTATTAACATTACCCGAAAAGCAGAAATTGGTTTTTAACATGAAATATTTTGAAGATATGAAGTATGAGGAAATTTCTGAGGTTCTTGGCACAAGTGTCGGCGCATTGAAGGCATCTTATCACTTAGCTGTCAAAAAAATAGAGTCTTTTTTTAACAACCACGATTAA
- a CDS encoding transketolase family protein: protein MKKYTYTESKDTRSGFGAGLLEAGKQDENVVALCADLIGSLKMNDFIKEFPERFFQIGIAEANMMGIAAGLTIGGKIPFTGTFANFSTGRVYDQIRQSIAYSGKNVKIAASHAGLTLGEDGATHQILEDIGLMKMLPGMTVINPCDFNQTKAATIAAAKYDGPVYLRFGRPVVPNFTPADQEFVIGKAVLLNEGSDVTIIATGHLVWEAIQAGEKLAELGINAEIINIHTIKPLDEEAILKSVAKTKCVVTAEEHNRLGGLGDSVAQVLAKALPSPQEYVAVNDSFGESGTPAQLMEKYGLNADAIVAAAQKVINRK, encoded by the coding sequence ATGAAAAAATATACTTACACAGAGTCAAAAGATACACGTTCGGGATTCGGCGCCGGCTTACTGGAAGCTGGAAAACAGGATGAGAATGTAGTTGCATTATGTGCAGATTTGATCGGTTCATTAAAAATGAACGATTTTATAAAAGAATTTCCAGAACGCTTTTTCCAGATTGGAATTGCTGAAGCGAACATGATGGGCATCGCTGCCGGCCTGACTATTGGCGGCAAGATTCCGTTTACAGGGACGTTTGCGAACTTCTCTACAGGCCGTGTTTACGACCAGATCCGTCAATCCATTGCTTATTCAGGCAAAAATGTGAAGATTGCTGCTTCACACGCAGGGTTAACTTTGGGAGAAGACGGGGCTACCCACCAAATTCTGGAAGATATCGGCTTAATGAAAATGCTACCGGGGATGACGGTGATCAACCCTTGCGATTTCAACCAGACAAAAGCAGCTACCATAGCCGCTGCGAAATACGATGGCCCTGTTTATTTGCGTTTCGGCCGTCCAGTAGTACCTAACTTTACTCCTGCCGACCAAGAATTTGTAATCGGAAAAGCAGTTTTGTTGAACGAAGGATCTGATGTGACGATCATTGCTACTGGACACTTAGTCTGGGAAGCAATTCAAGCGGGTGAAAAATTAGCAGAACTAGGCATCAACGCCGAAATTATCAATATTCACACCATTAAACCACTGGACGAAGAGGCCATCTTAAAATCTGTTGCTAAAACAAAATGTGTGGTGACTGCAGAGGAGCACAACCGCCTGGGAGGATTGGGTGACAGTGTAGCGCAGGTGCTGGCAAAAGCATTACCTAGCCCGCAGGAATACGTAGCTGTCAACGATAGCTTCGGCGAGTCTGGTACACCTGCACAATTAATGGAAAAATACGGACTGAATGCAGATGCAATCGTCGCTGCTGCTCAAAAAGTAATCAATAGAAAATAA
- a CDS encoding transketolase: MSADINKLEQIASQVRRDIVRMVHACQSGHPGGSLGCTDYFVALYFNAMKRNSSFDMDGKGEDLFFLSNGHISPVFYSTLARAGYFEVSELATFRKINSRLQGHPTTHEGLPGIRVASGSLGQGLSVAIGAAQAKKLNKDNNLVYVLMGDGELQEGQVWEAAMYAPHNKVDNLIAAVDYNNAQIDGSTDQVLSLGDLRAKWEAFGWEVMEVAKGNDMASVVAGLAEAKSRTGKGKPVVILLHTEMGKGVDFMMGSHKWHGVAPNDEQLASALNQLTETLGDY, translated from the coding sequence ATGAGTGCAGATATTAACAAACTAGAACAAATTGCATCACAGGTAAGACGTGATATCGTACGTATGGTACACGCTTGTCAATCAGGCCACCCTGGTGGTTCATTAGGTTGTACAGATTACTTCGTGGCGCTTTATTTCAATGCAATGAAACGCAATTCCTCCTTTGACATGGATGGGAAAGGGGAAGATTTATTCTTCTTGTCAAACGGCCACATTTCGCCGGTATTTTACAGTACATTGGCGCGTGCGGGTTATTTTGAAGTGAGTGAATTGGCGACCTTCAGAAAAATCAATTCGAGACTTCAGGGCCACCCTACTACCCATGAAGGTCTTCCGGGTATCCGTGTGGCTTCAGGATCGTTGGGTCAGGGATTGTCTGTTGCGATTGGTGCAGCACAGGCAAAAAAATTGAATAAAGACAATAATCTAGTTTATGTATTGATGGGCGATGGCGAGCTGCAGGAAGGACAAGTCTGGGAAGCAGCGATGTATGCACCGCACAACAAGGTCGACAACCTAATTGCAGCTGTTGACTATAACAATGCTCAGATCGATGGATCGACGGATCAGGTATTATCATTGGGTGATTTACGCGCAAAATGGGAAGCTTTTGGCTGGGAGGTGATGGAAGTGGCGAAAGGAAATGATATGGCGTCTGTCGTAGCTGGCCTGGCAGAAGCGAAGTCACGTACCGGAAAAGGCAAACCGGTAGTTATCTTATTGCACACAGAAATGGGAAAAGGTGTTGATTTCATGATGGGTTCTCATAAATGGCACGGTGTGGCACCAAATGACGAACAGTTGGCATCGGCTTTAAATCAACTGACTGAAACTTTGGGAGATTACTAA